The proteins below come from a single Micropterus dolomieu isolate WLL.071019.BEF.003 ecotype Adirondacks linkage group LG05, ASM2129224v1, whole genome shotgun sequence genomic window:
- the hdlbpa gene encoding high density lipoprotein binding protein a isoform X1, with protein MSSVAVLTQESFNEHRSGLLPEQSGAVVAGTSAGEEEEALPTYKDAFPPLPEKASSPEGTQETANAWTSKIRPLKSSIITQVFHVPLEERKYKDINQFGEGDQAKVCVDIMHKTGAHLELSLAKDQGLSIMVSGKLDAVMKARKEIVSRLQTQASATVAIPKEHHRFVIGKNGEKLQELELKTATKIQIPRPDDPSNQIKISGTKEGLEKAKHEILLISAEQDKRAVERVNIDKAYHPFITGAYNKLVGEMMNETGARINVPPPSVNKTEIVITGEKEQVALAVAMIKKITEDKKKNATTIAVEVKKSQHKYVIGPKGNTLQEILDKTGVSVEIPPSDSSSETVMLRGEPDRLGQALTEVYAKANSYTVSSVSAPSWLHRFIIGKKGQNLAKITQQMPKVHIEFTEGEDKITLEGPTKDVQMVQSQIEAIVTDLVSRMDYTEISVDPKFHRHLIGKGGVNINRIKEQHKVTVRIPPDNEKSNLIRIEGDPQGVQEAKKELLELASRMENERTKDLIIEQRFHRAIIGQKGEKIKEVRDKFPEVMINFPDPAQKSDIVQLRGPRTEVEKCAKFMQKIVAEMVENSYSVSVPIFKQFHRNIIGKGGSNIKKIREETNTKIDLPAENSNSEMIVITGKKANCELARNRILAIQKELANIAEIEVSIPSKLHNSLIGSKGRFVRSIMEECGGVHIHFPTEGSGIDKVIIRGPIEEVEKAKQQLLALAEEKQTKSHSAELRAKPEYHKFLIGKGGGNIRKVRDSTGARIIFPTADDKDQELITVIGTEEAVREAQKELEELIKSLDNVVEDTMTVDPKHHRYFVARRGQVLRDLADEYGGVMVSFPRTGSQSEKVTLKGAKECVEAAKKRMLEIVDDLDAQVTMECVIPQKFHRSIMGPKGSRIQQITRDHNVQIKFPEREDPQAVPPAEAPIQENGEANGEVKEPADPNAPKKCDVIVISGRKERCDAAVEALKALVPVTTEVEVPFELHRYIIGQKGNGIRKMMDEFEVNIQVPAPDQQSDKIAITGLANHLDRAKEGLLERVKELQAEQEDRALRSFKLTITVDPKYHPKIIGRKGAIITNIRTEHDVNIQFPEKNDENQDQITITGYEHKAIAARDAIKAIVDELEEMISEDITLDSRVHARIIGARGKGIRKIMDEFKVDLRFPQSGAADPNLVTVTGRPELVDEAIDHLLNLEEEYMADVVENEAKMAYMRPPGGSAAAMDEQRGPSKGFVVREAPWTTANEKAPDMSSSEDFPSFGAPVATKTSPWGPKRF; from the exons ATGAGCTCAGTCGCTGTACTTACACAGGAAAGCTTCAATGAGCACCGCAGTGGGCTCTTGCCAGAGCAGAGTGGTG CTGTTGTGGCAGGAACCAgtgcaggagaggaggaggaagcccTTCCCACCTACAAGGATGCTTTCCCACCTCTGCCCGAGAAGGCATCCTCACCTGAGGGGACCCAGGAAACTGCTAACGCCTGGACATCCAAGATCCGTCCTCTGAAGTCTTCTATTATCACCCAG GTTTTCCATGTGCCGCTAGAGGAGCGCAAGTACAAGGACATCAACCAGTTTGGGGAAGGAGATCAAGCCAAGGTCTGTGTGGACATCATGCACAAGACCGGAGCCCACCTGGAACTCTCCTTGGCAAAAGATCAGGGTCTCTCTATCATGGTTTCTGGAAAGTTGGATGCCGTGATGAAGGCCCGTAAGGAGATTGTGTCCCGACTGCAGACTCAG GCTTCAGCTACTGTTGCCATCCCCAAGGAGCATCATCGTTTTGTCATCGGCAAAAATGGGGAGAAGCTTCAGGAGCTAGAGCTCAAGACTGCCACCAAAATCCAAATCCCACGACCGGACGACCCCAGCAACCAGATCAAGATCTCTGGTACCAAGGAGGGGCTGGAGAAGGCAAAGCATGAGATCCTGTTGATCTCTGCTGAGCAG GACAAGCGTGCTGTAGAGAGGGTGAACATTGACAAGGCGTACCATCCATTCATCACCGGCGCCTATAATAAGCTTGTAGGAGAGATGATGAATGAGACCGGTGCCCGCATTAATGTCCCCCCTCCAAGTGTGAACAAGACCGAGATTGTCATCACTGGGGAAAAGGAGCAGGTGGCCCTTGCTGTGGCTATGATCAAAAAGATTACTGAAGACAAG AAAAAGAATGCCACCACTATTGCAGTGGAAGTGAAGAAATCTCAGCACAAGTATGTGATTGGCCCCAAGGGAAACACCCTGCAGGAGATCCTGGATAAAACTGGTGTCTCTGTTGAGATCCCACCTTCTGACAGCAGCTCAGAAACTGTCATGCTTCGCGGGGAGCCGGACCGCCTGGGTCAGGCCCTCACCGAGGTTTATGCCAAG GCAAACAGCTACACCGTTTCCTCGGTCTCAGCTCCTTCTTGGCTTCATCGTTTCATTATTGGCAAGAAGGGGCAAAACTTGGCCAAGATTACCCAACAAATGCCCAAG GTGCACATTGAGTTCACCGAGGGAGAAGATAAGATCACCCTGGAGGGTCCCACCAAAGATGTGCAAATGGTGCAGAGCCAGATTGAAGCCATTGTTACAGATCTG GTAAGCCGTATGGACTACACAGAGATCAGCGTGGATCCCAAATTCCACCGACACCTGATTGGAAAAGGTGGCGTTAACA tcaACCGCATCAAAGAGCAGCACAAGGTGACTGTCCGTATCCCCCCTGACAACGAGAAAAGCAACCTGATCCGTATTGAGGGGGATCCCCAGGGTGTGCAGGAGGCCAAGAAGGAACTGCTTGAGCTTGCGTCACGCATG GAGAATGAGCGTACAAAGGACCTGATCATTGAACAGCGTTTTCACAGAGCCATCATCGGCCAAAAAGGGGAGAAGATAAAAGAAGTGCGCGACAAATTCCCAGAG GTCATGATCAATTTCCCTGACCCAGCACAGAAAAGTGACATCGTTCAACTTAGGGGCCCACGAACTGAAGTGGAAAAATGTGCAAAATTTATGCAGAAGATAGTGGCTGAAATG GTGGAGAACAGCTATTCTGTCTCGGTCCCCATCTTCAAGCAGTTCCACAGGAACATAATTGGAAAAGGAGGATCAAATATTAAGAAG ATTCGagaggaaacaaacacaaaaattgACCTGCCTGCTGAGAACAGCAACTCGGAGATGATTGTCATCACTGGAAAGAAGGCTAACTGTGAGCTTGCGAGAAATCGCATCTTGGCCATTCAGAAGGAGCTG GCAAACATTGCAGAGATAGAGGTGTCCATTCCTTCCAAGCTGCACAACTCGTTGATTGGGTCAAAGGGCCGTTTTGTGCGCTCGATCATGGAGGAGTGCGGCGGTGTGCACATCCACTTTCCCACCGAGGGCTCAGGGATTGATAAGGTCATCATCCGAGGCCCTAtagaggaggtggagaaagCCAAGCAGCAACTGCTTGCCTTGGCAGAGGAGAAG caaacaaAGAGTCACTCTGCCGAACTGCGTGCAAAGCCAGAATACCACAAGTTCCTCATTGGGAAAGGTGGTGGAAACATCCGTAAGGTTCGCGACAGCACCGGGGCCAGGATCATCTTCCCTACCGCAGATGACAAAGACCAGGAGCTCATCACTGTGATTGGCACTGAAGAAGCAGTGCGGGAGGCCcagaaggagctggaggagctcATAAAGAGTTTG GACAACGTCGTTGAGGATACGATGACCGTTGATCCGAAGCACCATCGCTACTTTGTGGCTCGCCGTGGCCAAGTCCTTAGGGACCTTGCAGATGAGTATGGTGGCGTGATGGTGAGCTTCCCTCGCACTGGTTCTCAGAGCGAAAAGGTCACTCTCAAAGGAGCCAAAGAATGTGTGGAAGCAGCCAAAAAGCGCATGCTGGAGATTGTTGATGACTTG GATGCTCAAGTGACCATGGAGTGTGTGATTCCTCAAAAGTTCCACCGTTCTATCATGGGTCCCAAGGGCTCACGGATCCAGCAGATCACCAGGGATCACAATGTACAGATTAAGTTCCCAGAGCGTGAGGACCCACAAG CAGTACCTCCTGCAGAGGCTCCTATTCAAGAGAATGGAGAGGCCAACGGTGAAGTGAAAGAGCCTGCCGATCCGAACGCTCCCAAGAAGTGTGATGTGATTGTGATTTCGGGCCGTAAAGAGCGGTGCGACGCTGCTGTGGAAGCACTGAAG GCCTTGGTTCCTGTCACGACTGAGGTGGAAGTGCCTTTTGAGCTTCATCGATACATCATTGGACAGAAAGGAAATGGAATTCGCAAGATGATGGATGAATTTGAG GTTAATATTCAAGTGCCTGCTCCTGACCAGCAGTCTGATAAAATCGCCATCACCGGCTTGGCCAATCACCTCGACCGCGCCAAAGAGGGCCTCTTGGAGCGTGTCAAAGAGCTGCAGGCCGAGCAGGAGGATCGG GCACTCAGGAGCTTCAAGCTGACCATCACTGTGGACCCCAAGTATCACCCCAAAATCATCGGCCGCAAGGGTGCCATTATAACAAACATCCGCACTGAGCATGATGTTAACATCCAATTCCCAGAGAAGAATGATGAAAACCAG GATCAGATTACTATTACAGGGTATGAGCACAAAGCCATAGCAGCACGAGATGCCATCAAGGCTATCGTGGATGAGCTTGAAGAGATGATCTCTGAGGACATCACCCTGGACAGCAGGGTCCATGCCCGCATTATTGGAGCCCGCGGCAAGGGCATCCGCAAGATCATGGATGAGTTTAAG GTTGATCTCAGGTTTCCCCAGAGTGGAGCTGCAGACCCGAACCTTGTGACAGTCACAGGTCGCCCTGAGCTTGTGGATGAAGCCATCGACCACCTCCTTAACCTGGAAGAAGAATAT ATGGCAGATGTTGTGGAGAATGAGGCTAAGATGGCTTACATGAGGCCTCCTGGGGGTAGCGCTGCTGCCATGGATGAACAACGTGGCCCATCCAAAGGCTTTGTGGTGAGGGAGGCCCCGTGGACCACTGCCAATGAGAAG GCCCCTGATATGAGTAGCTCTGAAGATTTCCCCAGCTTTGGAGCCCCAGTGGCAACCAAGACCTCTCCCTGGGGACCCAAGCGCTTCTAA
- the hdlbpa gene encoding high density lipoprotein binding protein a isoform X2 produces the protein MSSVAVLTQESFNEHRSGLLPEQSGAVVAGTSAGEEEEALPTYKDAFPPLPEKASSPEGTQETANAWTSKIRPLKSSIITQVFHVPLEERKYKDINQFGEGDQAKVCVDIMHKTGAHLELSLAKDQGLSIMVSGKLDAVMKARKEIVSRLQTQASATVAIPKEHHRFVIGKNGEKLQELELKTATKIQIPRPDDPSNQIKISGTKEGLEKAKHEILLISAEQDKRAVERVNIDKAYHPFITGAYNKLVGEMMNETGARINVPPPSVNKTEIVITGEKEQVALAVAMIKKITEDKKKNATTIAVEVKKSQHKYVIGPKGNTLQEILDKTGVSVEIPPSDSSSETVMLRGEPDRLGQALTEVYAKANSYTVSSVSAPSWLHRFIIGKKGQNLAKITQQMPKVHIEFTEGEDKITLEGPTKDVQMVQSQIEAIVTDLVSRMDYTEISVDPKFHRHLIGKGGVNINRIKEQHKVTVRIPPDNEKSNLIRIEGDPQGVQEAKKELLELASRMENERTKDLIIEQRFHRAIIGQKGEKIKEVRDKFPEVMINFPDPAQKSDIVQLRGPRTEVEKCAKFMQKIVAEMVENSYSVSVPIFKQFHRNIIGKGGSNIKKIREETNTKIDLPAENSNSEMIVITGKKANCELARNRILAIQKELANIAEIEVSIPSKLHNSLIGSKGRFVRSIMEECGGVHIHFPTEGSGIDKVIIRGPIEEVEKAKQQLLALAEEKQTKSHSAELRAKPEYHKFLIGKGGGNIRKVRDSTGARIIFPTADDKDQELITVIGTEEAVREAQKELEELIKSLDNVVEDTMTVDPKHHRYFVARRGQVLRDLADEYGGVMVSFPRTGSQSEKVTLKGAKECVEAAKKRMLEIVDDLDAQVTMECVIPQKFHRSIMGPKGSRIQQITRDHNVQIKFPEREDPQVPPAEAPIQENGEANGEVKEPADPNAPKKCDVIVISGRKERCDAAVEALKALVPVTTEVEVPFELHRYIIGQKGNGIRKMMDEFEVNIQVPAPDQQSDKIAITGLANHLDRAKEGLLERVKELQAEQEDRALRSFKLTITVDPKYHPKIIGRKGAIITNIRTEHDVNIQFPEKNDENQDQITITGYEHKAIAARDAIKAIVDELEEMISEDITLDSRVHARIIGARGKGIRKIMDEFKVDLRFPQSGAADPNLVTVTGRPELVDEAIDHLLNLEEEYMADVVENEAKMAYMRPPGGSAAAMDEQRGPSKGFVVREAPWTTANEKAPDMSSSEDFPSFGAPVATKTSPWGPKRF, from the exons ATGAGCTCAGTCGCTGTACTTACACAGGAAAGCTTCAATGAGCACCGCAGTGGGCTCTTGCCAGAGCAGAGTGGTG CTGTTGTGGCAGGAACCAgtgcaggagaggaggaggaagcccTTCCCACCTACAAGGATGCTTTCCCACCTCTGCCCGAGAAGGCATCCTCACCTGAGGGGACCCAGGAAACTGCTAACGCCTGGACATCCAAGATCCGTCCTCTGAAGTCTTCTATTATCACCCAG GTTTTCCATGTGCCGCTAGAGGAGCGCAAGTACAAGGACATCAACCAGTTTGGGGAAGGAGATCAAGCCAAGGTCTGTGTGGACATCATGCACAAGACCGGAGCCCACCTGGAACTCTCCTTGGCAAAAGATCAGGGTCTCTCTATCATGGTTTCTGGAAAGTTGGATGCCGTGATGAAGGCCCGTAAGGAGATTGTGTCCCGACTGCAGACTCAG GCTTCAGCTACTGTTGCCATCCCCAAGGAGCATCATCGTTTTGTCATCGGCAAAAATGGGGAGAAGCTTCAGGAGCTAGAGCTCAAGACTGCCACCAAAATCCAAATCCCACGACCGGACGACCCCAGCAACCAGATCAAGATCTCTGGTACCAAGGAGGGGCTGGAGAAGGCAAAGCATGAGATCCTGTTGATCTCTGCTGAGCAG GACAAGCGTGCTGTAGAGAGGGTGAACATTGACAAGGCGTACCATCCATTCATCACCGGCGCCTATAATAAGCTTGTAGGAGAGATGATGAATGAGACCGGTGCCCGCATTAATGTCCCCCCTCCAAGTGTGAACAAGACCGAGATTGTCATCACTGGGGAAAAGGAGCAGGTGGCCCTTGCTGTGGCTATGATCAAAAAGATTACTGAAGACAAG AAAAAGAATGCCACCACTATTGCAGTGGAAGTGAAGAAATCTCAGCACAAGTATGTGATTGGCCCCAAGGGAAACACCCTGCAGGAGATCCTGGATAAAACTGGTGTCTCTGTTGAGATCCCACCTTCTGACAGCAGCTCAGAAACTGTCATGCTTCGCGGGGAGCCGGACCGCCTGGGTCAGGCCCTCACCGAGGTTTATGCCAAG GCAAACAGCTACACCGTTTCCTCGGTCTCAGCTCCTTCTTGGCTTCATCGTTTCATTATTGGCAAGAAGGGGCAAAACTTGGCCAAGATTACCCAACAAATGCCCAAG GTGCACATTGAGTTCACCGAGGGAGAAGATAAGATCACCCTGGAGGGTCCCACCAAAGATGTGCAAATGGTGCAGAGCCAGATTGAAGCCATTGTTACAGATCTG GTAAGCCGTATGGACTACACAGAGATCAGCGTGGATCCCAAATTCCACCGACACCTGATTGGAAAAGGTGGCGTTAACA tcaACCGCATCAAAGAGCAGCACAAGGTGACTGTCCGTATCCCCCCTGACAACGAGAAAAGCAACCTGATCCGTATTGAGGGGGATCCCCAGGGTGTGCAGGAGGCCAAGAAGGAACTGCTTGAGCTTGCGTCACGCATG GAGAATGAGCGTACAAAGGACCTGATCATTGAACAGCGTTTTCACAGAGCCATCATCGGCCAAAAAGGGGAGAAGATAAAAGAAGTGCGCGACAAATTCCCAGAG GTCATGATCAATTTCCCTGACCCAGCACAGAAAAGTGACATCGTTCAACTTAGGGGCCCACGAACTGAAGTGGAAAAATGTGCAAAATTTATGCAGAAGATAGTGGCTGAAATG GTGGAGAACAGCTATTCTGTCTCGGTCCCCATCTTCAAGCAGTTCCACAGGAACATAATTGGAAAAGGAGGATCAAATATTAAGAAG ATTCGagaggaaacaaacacaaaaattgACCTGCCTGCTGAGAACAGCAACTCGGAGATGATTGTCATCACTGGAAAGAAGGCTAACTGTGAGCTTGCGAGAAATCGCATCTTGGCCATTCAGAAGGAGCTG GCAAACATTGCAGAGATAGAGGTGTCCATTCCTTCCAAGCTGCACAACTCGTTGATTGGGTCAAAGGGCCGTTTTGTGCGCTCGATCATGGAGGAGTGCGGCGGTGTGCACATCCACTTTCCCACCGAGGGCTCAGGGATTGATAAGGTCATCATCCGAGGCCCTAtagaggaggtggagaaagCCAAGCAGCAACTGCTTGCCTTGGCAGAGGAGAAG caaacaaAGAGTCACTCTGCCGAACTGCGTGCAAAGCCAGAATACCACAAGTTCCTCATTGGGAAAGGTGGTGGAAACATCCGTAAGGTTCGCGACAGCACCGGGGCCAGGATCATCTTCCCTACCGCAGATGACAAAGACCAGGAGCTCATCACTGTGATTGGCACTGAAGAAGCAGTGCGGGAGGCCcagaaggagctggaggagctcATAAAGAGTTTG GACAACGTCGTTGAGGATACGATGACCGTTGATCCGAAGCACCATCGCTACTTTGTGGCTCGCCGTGGCCAAGTCCTTAGGGACCTTGCAGATGAGTATGGTGGCGTGATGGTGAGCTTCCCTCGCACTGGTTCTCAGAGCGAAAAGGTCACTCTCAAAGGAGCCAAAGAATGTGTGGAAGCAGCCAAAAAGCGCATGCTGGAGATTGTTGATGACTTG GATGCTCAAGTGACCATGGAGTGTGTGATTCCTCAAAAGTTCCACCGTTCTATCATGGGTCCCAAGGGCTCACGGATCCAGCAGATCACCAGGGATCACAATGTACAGATTAAGTTCCCAGAGCGTGAGGACCCACAAG TACCTCCTGCAGAGGCTCCTATTCAAGAGAATGGAGAGGCCAACGGTGAAGTGAAAGAGCCTGCCGATCCGAACGCTCCCAAGAAGTGTGATGTGATTGTGATTTCGGGCCGTAAAGAGCGGTGCGACGCTGCTGTGGAAGCACTGAAG GCCTTGGTTCCTGTCACGACTGAGGTGGAAGTGCCTTTTGAGCTTCATCGATACATCATTGGACAGAAAGGAAATGGAATTCGCAAGATGATGGATGAATTTGAG GTTAATATTCAAGTGCCTGCTCCTGACCAGCAGTCTGATAAAATCGCCATCACCGGCTTGGCCAATCACCTCGACCGCGCCAAAGAGGGCCTCTTGGAGCGTGTCAAAGAGCTGCAGGCCGAGCAGGAGGATCGG GCACTCAGGAGCTTCAAGCTGACCATCACTGTGGACCCCAAGTATCACCCCAAAATCATCGGCCGCAAGGGTGCCATTATAACAAACATCCGCACTGAGCATGATGTTAACATCCAATTCCCAGAGAAGAATGATGAAAACCAG GATCAGATTACTATTACAGGGTATGAGCACAAAGCCATAGCAGCACGAGATGCCATCAAGGCTATCGTGGATGAGCTTGAAGAGATGATCTCTGAGGACATCACCCTGGACAGCAGGGTCCATGCCCGCATTATTGGAGCCCGCGGCAAGGGCATCCGCAAGATCATGGATGAGTTTAAG GTTGATCTCAGGTTTCCCCAGAGTGGAGCTGCAGACCCGAACCTTGTGACAGTCACAGGTCGCCCTGAGCTTGTGGATGAAGCCATCGACCACCTCCTTAACCTGGAAGAAGAATAT ATGGCAGATGTTGTGGAGAATGAGGCTAAGATGGCTTACATGAGGCCTCCTGGGGGTAGCGCTGCTGCCATGGATGAACAACGTGGCCCATCCAAAGGCTTTGTGGTGAGGGAGGCCCCGTGGACCACTGCCAATGAGAAG GCCCCTGATATGAGTAGCTCTGAAGATTTCCCCAGCTTTGGAGCCCCAGTGGCAACCAAGACCTCTCCCTGGGGACCCAAGCGCTTCTAA